TTACTTGAATAGAAAATGGACAATATATAATAAATATTTATGATAAAATAAAAAATAGAGGAGTATCAATATGAAACAAACAGTTAAAAAATTAGCCCTTGTAGCGAGCATTGCAGCAACATTAGGTGGAAGTGTAGCAGTAGTATCGGCCGCGGTTAAGTATCCAGATGGTGGTGTCTGGACGTATGGTTCAGGTGACGGAGGTGCTTACTCAAACTACTATCACTCTTCAGAATATCATAGCTCAACAGTTGTTAGTAGAAAAACTGGTTCATCTGATAAGGGATATGCTGGTGCTGGAGGGACTTCTCGTGCATGGATTCGTACTTCTTGGGGAGAGAAAGTTGCATTCTACTATAATGTTTAGAATGGTATAGCCCTATTGTTTAGCTTTACTTGGTCACCTTCTCACTAAGTGACCAAGTAACTTTTTGGAGGAAATGATGAAACGTTTATTTATTTTGATTTCAATGGTATTGGTATCGCTTTATATGGTGATAACTTCCGTTGACCATCGAGAAGAGATTTTATTTGGTAACTATCCTTCTGTTGATGTGACAGGAATGGTGATAAATCAACCAGTAGCTAGTCGCGAAGAGGTGACAGAGGCTTTGAGTCACTTGGCGGTAGAGCATAATAGTCTCATCGCCCGTCGGATTGTTGAGCCAAATGAAGCTGGAGAAACACGCTTTATCTATGCCACTTATGGTGAGGGAGAGCTTCCAGAAGGTCTGACCATTTCCTCCAAGGAGAGTTCAGAAACGAGTGATTTATTAGGGTCTTACTTGATTGTGTCAGGAAGTTTGGATGGAGTGAGTTTACAGACCACCTTGAAAGAACTTGGTTATCAAGGCTTTGTTTCGAATGGAGAAGATCCATTTTCGATAGTCTTATTATTGGCGGCCACCCCTATGGGGCTACTGAGTCTAGCTATTTTTCTGCTGACCTTTATGAGTCTGACCCTGATTTATCGGATCAAGTCCCTTCGTCAAGCAGGGATTCGCTTAATAGCTGGTGAGAGCTTGTTTGGAGTGGCTCTCAGACCAGTGTTAGAAGATGTGAGACAGCTTATCTGCTCAGTGCTGGTATCCAGTCTTTTGGGATTGGGGATTCTCTGGTATCAAGGTGCCTTGTTTATGGCAACGGTACAACTGGTCATCATTGGTCTTTTGCTTTATGGATTGGCCTTGGTAGGGATTTCTACCTTATTAAGTATCGTGTATCTACTTGGTTTACAAGAAAATAGTCTGGTGGATCTATTGAAAGGGAAACTCCCTCTCAAACGTATGATGACATTGATGATGGTGGGGCAACTCTTGGCCGTGCTGGTGGTCGGCTCGAGTGCGACTGCTCTCCTACCCCACTACCGTGAAATGCAGGAAATGGAGAGAGCTAGCGATAAATGGAGCCAGTCCTCAGACCGTTACCGTCTATCCTTTGGTTGGTCTAGTGCATTTGCCGATGAAGAAGGAATGCGTAAGGATAATCGTGAGTGGCAGACATTTACTGAAGAACGGTTAGCCAATACAGACTCTTTTTATATTATGAGCAATGTTGACAATTTCTCAGATGGAGCAGAAGTGGACCTAGATGGCAATCGTCTCAATGACTACACACCGTCAGGGAATGTCATCTATGTCTCACCGCGCTATCTGATAGAAGAAAAGATTACCGTTTCTTCAGAGTTTATGGATAAGATGCAAAACTTGTCTGAGGGAGAGTTTGGGCTGATCTTGCCTGAGAGCTTGCGAGAGCAGTCTGCCTACTATCAAGGATTATTTACAGATTACCTGCAAAACTTTTCATCTGAAAGTGTAGAAGTGACGAGTCAGAAACACTACCTCCCACAGGTAACGCTAGCTTTTACAGAAACAGGACAGGAACGCTTCCTCTATAACGATGGGTACAAGACGACACGCCAGTACCTAAAAGATCCGATTATTGTAGTTTTAACGCCGCAAGCGACTGGAACAAGACCTGTTGCAGGGATGTTATGGGGAACTACGGCTAATAGTGCCTTGAAATTAGATCAATATCAAGACAGCATCACAGCTCTAAAAGAGCAAGGTCTGTATCACAAGGTCTCTTATTTGGTAAAAAGCCAGCTATTTTTTGCCAAGGTACTAAATGACAAACGGATGGAGTTCTACTCTCTCCTTATTGGGACTATTTTGACTCTATCTACGGCTATCTTGTTATTTGATTCCATGAATCTTCTCTATTTTGAGCAGTTTAGACGGGAGATCATGATTAAACGTCTTTCTGGTATGACAATCTATGAGCTTCATGGCAAGTACTTACTGGCGCAAGGAGGAGTTCTCTTACTTGGGCTAATCCTATCTAGTGTTTTGACAGGAGATAGCTTGATTAGCGCTCTAGTTGTAGCTTTATTTACTCTTAACGCCCTCTTGATTTTAGTAAGGCAGGATAAAAAGGAAGAAGCTGGTAGCATGGCAGTATTGAAAGGAAAATAAGATGATTGATATTCAAGAATTGGAAAAGAAGTTTAATGACCGCGCGATTTTCTCTGGTTTAAATCTCAAGTTGGAGAAGGGCAAGGTTTATGCCTTAATCGGAAAGAGTGGAAGCGGAAAGACGACTTTGCTTAATATCTTAGGAAAGCTAGAAAAGATAGATGGTGGAAGGGTTCTCTATCAGGGGAAAGATTTAAAAACCATTCCCACTCGTGAGTATTTTCGAGACCAGATGGGCTATCTCTTTCAAAATTTTGGACTCTTAGAAAACCAATCAATCAAAGAGAATTTGGATTTGGGCTTTGTTGGTCAAAAAATTTCAAAAGTAGAACGTTTGGAAAGGCAAGTGGAGGCTTTAGAAAAGGTTAATCTAGGGTATTTGGATCTAGAACAAAAAATTTATACTTTATCTGGGGGAGAGGCCCAACGAGTTGCCCTTGCGAAGACTATTTTGAAAAATCCACCCTTGATTTTGGCAGATGAACCAACAGCAGCTCTTGATCCTGAAAATTCAGAGGAGGTTATGAATCTCTTGGTGGGATTGAAAGATGAAAATCGAATGATCATCATTGCGACCCATAATCCCCTAGTCTGGAATAAGGCTGATGAAATCATTGATATGAGGGAGCTTGCTCATGTGTGAAAAAATCCGTATTCGCAGGGTATCTGATTATCCTAGTGCCAGAGGTGGTTTAGAAGATATTCTCATCATGGAAAATATGACCAATCATCTCCTTTTGGTTCAAATCCGAGTGAATGGCTATTTGCTTGATTTTGCTAGCATTGAAGGGCAAAGGCAAAAGCATTATCGTTTGAAAAATTTACCTCAAACGGTTGAACTGACAGTGGATGATGTGGAGGAGGATGTAGATTTGACCCTACCCGAAAATCGAAGTTATCAAGAAGCTGATTTTTTCGAACGTATGTTTCGCGAGAAGCGCTAAGTCCCCCTTTAAAGATTTCCAAGACTATCTTTCTTCACGAGGAAAGATAGTTTTTTGGTATGATTTTCACCCCCAAAATACAAGGGGAATGTGTTACAATAGTAGTAACAGATAATAGAAAAGAGAATAGATGAGAATTGCAGATTATAGCGTGACCAAGGCAGTGCTGGAGCGTCACGGTTTTACCTTTAAAAAGTCTTTCGGGCAAAATTTCTTGACGGATACTAATATCCTTCAAAAAATTGTGGATACGGCTGAAATTGATGACCAGGTCAATGTTATTGAAATC
The Streptococcus toyakuensis genome window above contains:
- a CDS encoding bacteriocin-associated integral membrane family protein, with the translated sequence MKRLFILISMVLVSLYMVITSVDHREEILFGNYPSVDVTGMVINQPVASREEVTEALSHLAVEHNSLIARRIVEPNEAGETRFIYATYGEGELPEGLTISSKESSETSDLLGSYLIVSGSLDGVSLQTTLKELGYQGFVSNGEDPFSIVLLLAATPMGLLSLAIFLLTFMSLTLIYRIKSLRQAGIRLIAGESLFGVALRPVLEDVRQLICSVLVSSLLGLGILWYQGALFMATVQLVIIGLLLYGLALVGISTLLSIVYLLGLQENSLVDLLKGKLPLKRMMTLMMVGQLLAVLVVGSSATALLPHYREMQEMERASDKWSQSSDRYRLSFGWSSAFADEEGMRKDNREWQTFTEERLANTDSFYIMSNVDNFSDGAEVDLDGNRLNDYTPSGNVIYVSPRYLIEEKITVSSEFMDKMQNLSEGEFGLILPESLREQSAYYQGLFTDYLQNFSSESVEVTSQKHYLPQVTLAFTETGQERFLYNDGYKTTRQYLKDPIIVVLTPQATGTRPVAGMLWGTTANSALKLDQYQDSITALKEQGLYHKVSYLVKSQLFFAKVLNDKRMEFYSLLIGTILTLSTAILLFDSMNLLYFEQFRREIMIKRLSGMTIYELHGKYLLAQGGVLLLGLILSSVLTGDSLISALVVALFTLNALLILVRQDKKEEAGSMAVLKGK
- a CDS encoding lactococcin 972 family bacteriocin, producing MKQTVKKLALVASIAATLGGSVAVVSAAVKYPDGGVWTYGSGDGGAYSNYYHSSEYHSSTVVSRKTGSSDKGYAGAGGTSRAWIRTSWGEKVAFYYNV
- a CDS encoding ABC transporter ATP-binding protein yields the protein MIDIQELEKKFNDRAIFSGLNLKLEKGKVYALIGKSGSGKTTLLNILGKLEKIDGGRVLYQGKDLKTIPTREYFRDQMGYLFQNFGLLENQSIKENLDLGFVGQKISKVERLERQVEALEKVNLGYLDLEQKIYTLSGGEAQRVALAKTILKNPPLILADEPTAALDPENSEEVMNLLVGLKDENRMIIIATHNPLVWNKADEIIDMRELAHV